The stretch of DNA AAAATAGCGCTTTTAAGAGGATTACATTATGGCATTTAATCTTATATCGAAAGTATTTGGTTCTAAACATGATAGAGATATTAAAAAGATACAACCTATTGTATATGAAATTAACGAAATATATGAAACCCTTCACGATAAAAGCGATGATTGGTTTAAAAACAGAACCGAGGAACTTAAAACAGAACTTAAACCGCTTGGCGAAGAATATGTCGAACGGATAGAAAAAGATACTGACCTCGAAAGAGACAGAAAAAAAGCGGTTTATCAAGAGATAATCGGCGATAAGCTCGATGAAATCCTGCCCGAAGCCTTTGCTATGGTAAAAGAGGCTTGCCGTCGACTGGTTGGCAAAACCTGGGATATAAGCGGGATAGATACAAAGTGGGAAATGATTCCCTATGATTGCCAGCTAATTGGAGGTATTGTCCTTCACCAAGGCAAGATTTCCGAGATGGCAACCGGTGAGGGTAAAACCTTAGTGGCAACCTTGCCGATGTATCTTAATGCCCTCGTTGGTCTGGGTACGCACCTAATAACCGTTAACGATTATTTAGCTCGGCGCGATTCTCAATGGATGGGCAAAATATTCGAGTTTCTGGGATTAACAATCGGCTGTATCCAAAATGATATGCTTCCCGATGAACGCCGTATTCAGTATAATTGTGATATTACTTACGGTACTAACAACGAATTCGGTTTTGATTATCTGCGGGACAATATGTCTATCAGAGTTGAGGATATGGTGCAGCGCGGCTTTTTCTATGCCATCATAGACGAGGTCGATTCCGTGCTTGTTGATGAAGCCCGAACCCCTCTTATCATCTCAGGTCCGGTCGAATCAACAATGGATAAGCGGTTTGTCGAAATGAAACCACTGGTTCAAAACCTGGTTAAACGTCAAAACCAACTTTGCACAAAATTTATTAACGAGGGGGAAAAGCTTCTCGAAGATAATAATGAATATGAAGCGGCAACTAAATTCTTAATAGCTCAACACGGTGATCCCAAGAACAAACGTTTGATGAAACTATACAAAGAGAAAGGCATCAAACAGCAGGTGCAAACTGTCGAACTCGATATTATGCGCGATAAAAAGATGCATGAACTGGATGACCTGCTTTACTTCTCAATCAACGAGCGCGAACATACCGTTACTCTTGAGGACCCCGGCCGGGCAATGTTGTCGCCTGATGACCAGAAACTGTTTGAAATACCCGACATTACCGAGGGGTTGGTGGCTATTGATAATGACCAAAGCTACAATGATGATGACCGTATCCGCGCCAAGGATGAGCTGTATCGCCATCATGCCGAGCTTTCCGATAAGAATCACGCGATAAATCAGCTTCTGCGCGCCTTTCAGCTTTATGAAAAAGATGTTGATTATGTTGTTCAGGACGGCAAAGTCATGATAGTTGATGAATTCACTGGCCGTCTTATGCAAGGACGGCGATATTCGGATGGGCTTCATCAGGCAATCGAGGCTAAGGAAAACGTAAAAGTTGAGGGCGAAACTCAGACATTGGCTACTATCACTTTGCAGAATTTTTTCCGCATGTATGATAAACTGGCAGGCATGACCGGCACTGCCGAAACGGAGGCGGGCGAGTTATGGGAAATTTATAAGCTTGATGTAGTAGTTATCCCAACTAACAAGCCTGTTAGGCGAATAGATTATAATGATGTTATTTTCCGCACTCGCAAGGAAAAATATAAAGCGATAATAGATGAGATAATGCGTCTGCATAAAGCAAATATACCTATACTAGTAGGTACGGTTTCGGTTGAGGTTTCCGAGATTTTATCGCGTCTGCTGAAACTGCAGAAAATCGGGCATTCGGTGCTCAATGCCAAACACCATCAGCAAGAGGCAGAAATTGTAGCTAATGCCGGCCGGCCGGGAGCGGTTATGATTGCTACTAACATGGCGGGACGCGGCACCGATATCAAGCTGGGCGAAGGCGTTGTTAAGTCTCCATACTGCATGCTGGTTTCGCCAGCGGATAAGAAAAACGAATGTCCTTATTACAAAGAACTTGAATGCGACAACGATGTCCCCTGCGGCTTGCATATAATGGGAACCGAACGGCATGAATCGCGGCGTATCGACCGTCAGCTGCGAGGCCGCGCCGGCCGTCAGGGCGACCCCGGAAGCTCGCGCTTTTTCCTTTCACTCGAAGATGACCTTATGCGGCTTTTCGGTTCGGAAAGAATTGCCGCTATTATGGACCGGCTGGGGATAGAAGAGGGCGAGGTTATCGAACATAAAATGGTAACTAAAGCCATCG from Candidatus Zixiibacteriota bacterium encodes:
- the secA gene encoding preprotein translocase subunit SecA, producing MAFNLISKVFGSKHDRDIKKIQPIVYEINEIYETLHDKSDDWFKNRTEELKTELKPLGEEYVERIEKDTDLERDRKKAVYQEIIGDKLDEILPEAFAMVKEACRRLVGKTWDISGIDTKWEMIPYDCQLIGGIVLHQGKISEMATGEGKTLVATLPMYLNALVGLGTHLITVNDYLARRDSQWMGKIFEFLGLTIGCIQNDMLPDERRIQYNCDITYGTNNEFGFDYLRDNMSIRVEDMVQRGFFYAIIDEVDSVLVDEARTPLIISGPVESTMDKRFVEMKPLVQNLVKRQNQLCTKFINEGEKLLEDNNEYEAATKFLIAQHGDPKNKRLMKLYKEKGIKQQVQTVELDIMRDKKMHELDDLLYFSINEREHTVTLEDPGRAMLSPDDQKLFEIPDITEGLVAIDNDQSYNDDDRIRAKDELYRHHAELSDKNHAINQLLRAFQLYEKDVDYVVQDGKVMIVDEFTGRLMQGRRYSDGLHQAIEAKENVKVEGETQTLATITLQNFFRMYDKLAGMTGTAETEAGELWEIYKLDVVVIPTNKPVRRIDYNDVIFRTRKEKYKAIIDEIMRLHKANIPILVGTVSVEVSEILSRLLKLQKIGHSVLNAKHHQQEAEIVANAGRPGAVMIATNMAGRGTDIKLGEGVVKSPYCMLVSPADKKNECPYYKELECDNDVPCGLHIMGTERHESRRIDRQLRGRAGRQGDPGSSRFFLSLEDDLMRLFGSERIAAIMDRLGIEEGEVIEHKMVTKAIGRAQKRVEAQNFSIRKHLLDYDDVMNNQREVIYSRRAACLKGKDLKEEIIELVHNIIEGKVWEYCPEKTYPENWNLRGLREQMRKIFLLDFNWPEDDILKLKQGIVIDRLADAALRIYEDKEQYIGEEMMRNLERFSFLSVIDNEWKEHLYEMDQLKTGIGLRAYGQRDPLIEYKKEGYRMFIEMLEKIDELSITNVYRLQVSGKPVRKPKQQMVAAKESTDGMGVASAKQAHAQKASGETGGYTGPMEEGSKSTQKQRPVRVEKKVGRNEPCPCGSGKKYKHCHGKIDR